Proteins encoded by one window of Cydia fagiglandana chromosome Z, ilCydFagi1.1, whole genome shotgun sequence:
- the LOC134678944 gene encoding uncharacterized protein LOC134678944 — MRWATLWLILAVLAARSLAQVATPTACEDESCRCDAFTRVICNCTRDYDEVTLRPDGAYRVPSTTTGIIIDGCARVYFLPDMARNLIQLRNIELRNVRHVYIHDRALAWSPFSSESDMNPGIRIFIHNSTINEISSHAIQGRVNDIIISKSKINVIKPYAFSSLTGVKSIQLIDNLYENIETQAFKKFSTVNFLLRGGSIGTLPSRFMSDVEVIDLFRIDGVSIRYVYSLTFIVNSPKKVIIENNIIDTLEGDSFHMNTRGPITFRNNSVRTLRKGAFFGFTADIDIVSVMGLQELLIDNNTFTELTPSSLIYNQTTLTMRIDGLNLNTTCSCELQKEWGAVLREQGGTLFCWYSLEEHFASIPTYVNSRCGTYKQIYWIFILVGVILVVLLAAIITFCIVKKENEKKKKMQMVMPDGKTYRETEFHIVVERAELLTTDL, encoded by the exons ATGCGTTGGGCGACGTTGTGGTTAATCCTGGCGGTGCTGGCGGCGCGCAGCCTCGCTCAGGTCGCCACGCCCACCGCCTGCGAAGACGAGTCTTGCCGATGTGATGCCTTCACTAGAGTTATATGCAACTGTACCAGGGACTACGAT GAGGTAACGTTGCGACCGGACGGAGCCTACAGGGTCCCGTCTACAACGACTGGAATCATCATCGACGGATGTGCCCGCGTTTACTTCCTGCCGGACATGGCTCGTAATCTCATCCAGCTTCGAAACATTGAGCTTCGAAACGTGCGTCATGTGTACATTCACGACAGAGCGTTAGCGTGGTCGCCATTTTCAAGTGAAAGTGATATGAACCCCGGAATCCGGATTTTTATACATAACAGTACCATTAACGAAATATCTTCGCATGCCATACAAGGAAGAGTGAATGATATCATAATTAGTAAGAGTAAAATAAATGTGATCAAGCCGTACGCGTTTTCTAGTCTCACCGGTGTAAAAAGTATTCAATTAATAGATAACTTATACGAAAATATTGAAACTCAAGCTTTCAAAAAATTCAGTACAGTCAATTTTCTACTTCGTGGAGGCTCTATTGGCACCTTACCGAGCAGATTTATGTCGGACGTAGAAGTGATCGATCTTTTTAGAATAGACGGCGTAAGCATAAGATATGTTTATAGTTTAACATTTATTGTAAATTCACCAAAGAAAGTAAttatagaaaataatattattgataCTTTAGAAGGGGATAGTTTTCATATGAATACCAGGGGACCCATCACTTTTAGAAATAATAGCGTAAGAACCCTCCGTAAGGGCGCTTTTTTTGGATTCACCGCTGACATAGACATCGTTTCAGTTATGGGTCTGCAAGAATTGCTTATTGATAACAATACGTTTACTGAGTTGACGCCGTCTTCGCTGATATACAATCAGACAACCCTGACCATGCGTATCGATGGCCTCAACTTGAATACAACTTGTAGCTGTGAATTACAAAAAGAATGGGGTGCCGTGCTGCGAGAACAAGGAGGCACGCTATTCTGCTGGTATTCCCTGGAAGAACATTTTGCCTCGATACCGACTTACGTAAACAGTCGGTGTGGAACATATAAGCAAATATACTGGATATTTATACTTGTGGGAGTCATTTTAGTTGTACTTCTAGCGGCGATTATTACGTTTTGTATAGTTAAAAAGGAAAATGAGAAAAAGAAGAAAATGCAAATGGTAATGCCAGACGGAAAAACATATCGAGAAACTGAGTTTCATATAGTAGTGGAACGAGCCGAACTTCTCACCACCGACTTGTGA
- the LOC134678942 gene encoding uncharacterized protein LOC134678942 produces the protein MSRLYALLVLVAFDSLVCADTSLGLCNRYKTFCECVPAAHPSWTIVNCTVPRDQTIDILEGDLPESTTDLIVTGAESVLFGANSLAKLQDARHIYLSGNRVVLMRKFAAINLNVISVYLEIEKSDILRIEESTFSNIKGPLSVSIRDCDYVRVEGAAFSWLLTMSISNVRQLQLDSRAFKLDRSAANVGEHGPGMTIELKNLTIPEFPEEAFGSSAAGITMEGIEVRALKTRSFSANTYNTVLAVNCSFALIESDAFAQNSLINNLHFYGCKVHQIATKALLSAVASLNISHTRFEIIDTGAINATIVAVVIQDSKFNKFMEKGFVISSWNKIQMERNSFDELPTHAVVATSASVKELVFSENEIETANAESLMFIGHAYANSAQNVVYKDNYFGTPCHCNITPWLVKVLDVSTEDAFISQSYCTVDEFFARCFNEPEQNMLFKKFLDSVCNKDPSIKCEQYRSKKEGNAVEIKNPRFPHKSNSQSGLSDRDKKVIGIVIVTALGCAIIAMFVSFIRWMRRKGYCVTVKNFLISSNSSCGTFCDRFCACGMNSGLDNAGSISQLSVNEYSERHRLNEPRAQDLIQETTLPDMYTEQVVPVEDKTTQTLPEELTKELLETLKEKLEDPENYVEAREMIEHLYELIKVEESCNTNTPTSMTVDENIYELPFQNTTPRIGKNKKQMISVGTRTPSLDKLTPLSPYNRQTALAHEYFEPKDFAVHLYAEIANCDKDKKSLLGVMPDVVGEQAVPRGPYLRAVREKIHSTTPSASPSKSLSISASSPQHSSTIKSNKSTASNSSGKMINRPLPEKPISLDPGEGTSFKHG, from the exons ATGTCGCGACTATACGCGTTGTTGGTGCTCGTGGCTTTTGACTCACTCGTGTGTGCGGACACTTCACTCGGACTGTGTAACCGGTACAAAACTTTCTGCGAGTGTGTCCCAGCTGCTCACCCGTCATGGACTATTGTTAACTGCACAGTGCCCCGTGATCAG acaATAGATATTTTGGAAGGAGATTTGCCCGAATCCACGACTGACCTCATAGTGACGGGAGCAGAAAGTGTCCTTTTTGGCGCGAACTCCTTGGCAAAACTACAAGATGCGAGGCATATTTACCTATCTGGTAATAGAGTCGTGCTGATGAGGAAGTTCGCAGCCATTAACCTCAACGTTATCAGCGTGTACCTTGAAATTGAGAAGAGCGACATCCTGCGTATAGAGGAAAGCACCTTCAGTAACATCAAAG GGCCTCTTTCCGTATCCATCAGAGATTGCGACTACGTTAGAGTGGAAGGAGCAGCATTTTCCTGGCTACTGACCATGAGTATTTCCAACGTTCGACAGCTACAACTAGACTCGAGAGCATTTAAGCTCGACCGCTCAGCGGCCAACGTCGGAGAGCACGGGCCAGGAATGACG ATCGAGTTAAAAAACCTGACAATACCAGAATTTCCTGAAGAGGCATTCGGGTCCTCTGCTGCTGGGATTACTATGGAGGGCATTGAAGTTCGTGCGTTGAAGACCAGATCATTTTCGGCAAACACTTATAACACAGTGTTGGCGGTCAATTGCTCATTTGCTCTTATAGAAAGCGATGCCTTTGCCCAAAACTCCCTTATCAACAACCTTCACTTCTACGGGTGCAAAGTACATCAAATAGCAACAAAAGCTCTCCTATCTGCTGTCGCTAGCCTAAATATTTCTCATACAAG ATTTGAAATTATCGACACGGGGGCTATCAACGCTACTATTGTTGCGGTCGTCATTCAGGACAGCAAGTTCAACAAATTCATGGAAAAAGGCTTCGTTATTTCTTCCTGGAACAAAATTCAAATGGAACGCAACAGTTTCGACGAACTACCCACACATGCTGTAGTGGCTACAAGCGCATCTGTAAAAGAACTGGTGTTTTCTGAAAATGAAATAGAGACAGCAAACGCCGAGAGTCTGATGTTTATCGGCCATGCTTACGCTAATTCTGCCCAAAATGTTGTCTATAAAGACAATTACTTCGGTACACCATGCCATTGTAACATAACTCCATGGCTTGTGAAAGTGTTGGATGTGAGCACGGAAGATGCGTTTATTTCGCAGAGTTACTGTACCGTCGATGAATTTTTTGCTCGATGTTTCAACGAGCCGGAACAAAATATGTTATTCAAGAAATTTTTGGATAGCGTTTGTAATAAAGACCCTAGCATTAAATGTGAGCAATATaggagtaaaaaagaaggaaatgCTGTTGAAATAAAAAATCCCAGATTCCCTCACAAAAGTAACAGTCAAAGTGGTTTGAGTGATAGAGATAAGAAAGTGATCGGCATAGTTATAGTTACCGCTTTGGGATGTGCAATAATTGCAATGTTTGTAAGCTTTATAAGGTGGATGAGGCGAAAAGGGTACTGTGTCACAGTGAAAAACTTTTTGATATCTTCAAACTCGTCATGTGGAACGTTTTGCGATAGATTCTGTGCCTGCGGTATGAACTCTGGACTTGACAACGCGGGTTCTATTTCTCAGTTATCAGTAAACGAATATTCCGAACGCCATCGACTCAACGAACCTCGAGCGCAAGACTTAATTCAGGAGACTACTCTTCCCGACATGTACACAGAACAAGTGGTTCCTGTAGAAGACAAGACCACGCAAACATTACCAGAAGAACTGACAAAGGAGCTTTTAGAAACTTTAAAAGAGAAATTAGAAGATCCTGAAAACTATGTTGAAGCTCGTGAAATGATAGAGCATTTATATGAATTAATCAAAGTGGAAGAGAGTTGCAATACTAACACGCCAACCTCGATGACTGTTGATGAAAACATATACGAACTGCCATTCCAAAATACTACACCAAGGATTGGCAAAAACAAGAAACAGATGATCAGTGTCGGTACAAGGACACCGTCACTAGATAAATTAACACCTCTTTCTCCATACAACAGGCAGACAGCCCTAGCTCACGAGTACTTCGAACCTAAAGATTTTGCGGTTCATTTATATGCCGAAATAGCCAATTGCGACAAGGATAAAAAGTCATTATTGGGTGTCATGCCTGATGTTGTCGGTGAGCAAGCAGTACCTCGCGGACCGTATCTACGAGCTGTTCGCGAAAAAATACATTCAACGACTCCCTCTGCTTCTCCGAGTAAATCCTTAAGCATCTCGGCAAGTAGTCCACAACACTCTTCCACTATAAAATCAAACAAGTCGACAGCATCCAACTCATCTGGAAAGATGATCAATCGACCACTGCCCGAAAAGCCCATAAGTTTAGACCCCGGCGAGGGTACGTCTTTCAAACATGGGTGA